In Nocardia sp. NBC_00403, one DNA window encodes the following:
- the mycP gene encoding type VII secretion-associated serine protease mycosin: MKFGKAAAVVLAAAVLGVTAAPVAALAPPQVIVGAIPTDDPPAPEIPMKQNEGCQTTGVLRDSDLTRTPPAELALELPKARALSRGAGVTVAVIDTGVTPHARLPYLVGGGDYLDPPANGLSDCDAHGTLVAGIIGAQPDVADGFTGVAPDARILSIRYSSEAFTTDKVSQEPYDAMAGKIRTLARAIVHAANQGAGVITVSIPICIPVGKQPDQTALATAIGYAVHIRGSLIVAGAGGTTTGCGENPDMDWTRPQDLRNWKYVQTISTPGWYAPDVLTVGYTTATGAPMTDSLRGPWVSVGAPGTGIESLGPGSSGLINGIGEPNKIVPVGGSSYAAAYVSGVAAMLRSRYPNETPGEISARLQASAHGPARGIDNLIGAGVIDPMVALSYRTAPKIPAGLFVSQTLAIPAPPRAKDTKPAIAATVVIFVAVLLGAGGIYASSVIRRRR, encoded by the coding sequence ATGAAATTCGGCAAGGCCGCTGCCGTCGTACTGGCCGCAGCTGTGCTCGGCGTTACCGCAGCGCCGGTAGCGGCACTCGCACCGCCCCAGGTGATAGTCGGGGCGATACCGACCGATGATCCGCCTGCCCCCGAGATCCCAATGAAGCAGAACGAAGGATGCCAAACGACCGGAGTGCTACGCGATAGCGATCTGACGCGCACGCCGCCCGCGGAACTGGCGTTGGAGCTGCCGAAGGCCAGGGCACTGAGCCGGGGTGCGGGCGTCACCGTTGCGGTCATCGACACCGGCGTCACCCCGCACGCGCGTCTGCCGTATCTGGTCGGTGGCGGCGACTACCTCGATCCGCCGGCCAACGGCCTATCGGACTGCGACGCTCATGGGACCTTGGTCGCCGGAATCATCGGTGCCCAACCCGATGTCGCCGACGGATTCACAGGTGTCGCACCCGACGCGCGTATTCTCTCCATCCGCTACTCGTCCGAGGCGTTCACCACCGACAAGGTGAGTCAAGAGCCCTACGATGCCATGGCAGGCAAGATCCGTACGCTCGCGCGGGCCATCGTGCATGCGGCGAATCAGGGCGCGGGTGTGATCACGGTATCGATTCCGATCTGCATCCCGGTGGGGAAGCAACCCGACCAAACGGCGCTGGCGACCGCCATCGGATATGCCGTCCACATCCGCGGATCATTGATCGTCGCGGGTGCGGGGGGCACGACAACCGGATGTGGCGAAAATCCGGATATGGACTGGACTCGCCCCCAGGATCTGCGCAACTGGAAGTACGTGCAGACGATCTCCACACCGGGCTGGTACGCGCCCGACGTACTCACCGTCGGCTACACCACCGCGACAGGCGCGCCAATGACTGATTCGCTGCGAGGGCCGTGGGTTTCGGTCGGCGCACCCGGTACCGGCATCGAGTCGCTCGGTCCAGGCTCCAGCGGGTTGATCAACGGCATCGGTGAGCCCAACAAGATAGTGCCGGTCGGCGGGTCTTCCTATGCTGCGGCATATGTCAGCGGCGTCGCAGCCATGCTGCGATCGCGGTACCCCAACGAGACCCCCGGTGAGATCAGTGCCCGCCTGCAAGCGAGCGCCCACGGACCGGCCCGCGGCATCGACAACTTGATCGGCGCCGGTGTCATCGACCCCATGGTCGCACTGAGTTACCGCACCGCGCCGAAGATCCCCGCCGGACTGTTCGTGTCACAAACACTGGCGATACCGGCCCCGCCGCGAGCCAAGGACACCAAGCCCGCCATCGCGGCCACGGTCGTCATCTTCGTGGCGGTGCTGCTCGGTGCCGGCGGGATCTACGCGAGTTCGGTGATCCGGAGGCGGCGGTGA
- the eccD gene encoding type VII secretion integral membrane protein EccD gives MSTAVAPAPAAGAQPTAEVARARIAVMVSTYQVDVVVPTKFTIETFIDDLLGVLAAAIDDENLDFTPPQGLWSLARPGEPPIPRWRSLGDHEISDGAVLMLSAVESAEQFTPVVEDITDALALINQREFAEFDAETAAIVGLAVLAVGSSAVATMLSLSWTRTGSVWWCALPALMLGVIGWVGAMAARRRNAAPAITLGLSLSAMPLLFAGTAMLVPAAYGQPGPFAAANVAAGAVMVAVAAATMMRLTGMGIATLMAVTVIGICVTAATLPLTYLDLAIRQIAAGTVFVTLILLTAAPRIAVVIARIRPPDLPDPGNEVAPATLTDLFDAETARDGDEYAESSEQQRRDAEVGIEGRARLAVTSLRGLISAVSALLAIGTVIAAAASPGGIREIVMGTAVAGVLAMRARWYPDRIQAIALISAAAVTVAGVGFVLIGAYETPGSRLVVGSVVTLAACAGCIAALKLPGKRLSPVTRRVIDLIEYLLILVIPVIAFWIMGVYTAMRAI, from the coding sequence ATGAGCACTGCTGTCGCACCAGCGCCCGCAGCAGGGGCGCAGCCGACCGCTGAGGTCGCGCGCGCCAGGATCGCGGTCATGGTCTCCACCTATCAGGTCGACGTGGTCGTGCCGACTAAGTTCACGATCGAAACGTTCATCGATGATCTGCTCGGCGTGCTCGCCGCGGCCATCGATGACGAGAATCTCGATTTCACTCCGCCACAAGGTTTATGGAGTCTGGCAAGGCCGGGGGAGCCGCCGATTCCGCGGTGGCGCAGCCTCGGTGATCATGAGATCAGCGATGGTGCTGTCTTGATGTTGTCGGCGGTCGAATCGGCCGAGCAGTTCACTCCGGTCGTCGAAGACATCACCGATGCTCTGGCGCTGATCAACCAGCGCGAGTTCGCCGAGTTCGATGCCGAGACGGCCGCTATCGTCGGCCTGGCAGTACTGGCCGTCGGATCCTCCGCTGTCGCGACAATGTTGTCGTTGTCATGGACCCGAACGGGTTCGGTGTGGTGGTGCGCACTGCCTGCCCTCATGCTCGGTGTAATCGGCTGGGTCGGGGCGATGGCTGCGCGCAGGCGCAACGCCGCGCCGGCGATTACGCTTGGACTTTCGTTGTCGGCGATGCCGCTGCTGTTCGCGGGCACCGCCATGCTGGTGCCCGCGGCCTATGGCCAGCCTGGTCCGTTCGCGGCGGCCAATGTCGCCGCCGGAGCGGTGATGGTCGCGGTCGCGGCCGCCACGATGATGCGGCTCACCGGAATGGGTATCGCGACTCTGATGGCGGTCACGGTCATCGGCATCTGCGTGACCGCCGCGACCCTGCCACTGACGTACCTCGATCTCGCGATCCGCCAAATTGCGGCCGGTACGGTTTTCGTCACGCTCATACTTCTCACCGCGGCTCCGCGAATCGCCGTGGTAATAGCGAGAATTCGGCCGCCTGACCTGCCCGACCCCGGAAATGAAGTCGCGCCTGCGACACTCACCGATCTCTTTGACGCCGAAACCGCTCGCGACGGCGACGAGTATGCCGAGAGCAGCGAACAGCAGCGCCGCGACGCCGAGGTCGGCATCGAGGGTCGTGCACGCCTGGCAGTGACGAGCTTGCGCGGTTTGATCTCGGCGGTTTCGGCCCTCTTGGCGATCGGCACCGTCATCGCCGCCGCAGCAAGCCCGGGAGGTATTCGGGAGATTGTTATGGGCACCGCCGTAGCCGGTGTGCTCGCTATGCGGGCGCGGTGGTACCCCGACCGCATCCAGGCGATCGCGTTGATCTCCGCGGCTGCTGTCACCGTCGCCGGTGTCGGTTTCGTATTGATCGGCGCTTATGAGACACCGGGCTCCCGGCTGGTCGTTGGTTCGGTGGTCACACTGGCCGCGTGTGCCGGCTGTATCGCGGCGCTCAAGTTGCCCGGCAAGCGGCTGTCGCCGGTGACCCGCAGGGTCATCGACCTGATCGAGTACCTGCTCATCCTCGTTATCCCTGTCATCGCGTTCTGGATCATGGGTGTGTACACCGCGATGCGAGCGATCTGA
- a CDS encoding ESX secretion-associated protein EspG yields MDTDPVAIDLNVDAALLLQDMVGIDSYPQVLVIKPNIYQVADRDRVRAVVAKELTEVGIIDGDRVHPTVEHWLQCLYRPDMELVARILDTGLGDETTRGMLRFSLVRCGETHVLAVRSDDNIVIQSVFQEGRDLEGVSAALQAALGDNQTLSFQPLTATNADFEEVPTDEDERRRALLDLGANPHTATVIVRALEEVQRRAEIVMYEHRDGGSVHTEVCVSVLDTLSGRLIVTPSKAMDGQLWSTYAPGDDAAVHAGVGALIELLPSRSWFDTSRID; encoded by the coding sequence GTGGATACGGATCCGGTCGCGATCGACCTCAACGTCGATGCCGCATTATTGTTGCAAGACATGGTTGGCATCGATTCCTATCCACAGGTGTTGGTGATCAAGCCGAACATCTACCAGGTCGCGGATCGGGATCGGGTGCGCGCCGTCGTCGCGAAGGAGCTCACGGAAGTGGGCATCATCGACGGCGATCGCGTGCACCCGACGGTCGAGCATTGGTTGCAGTGCCTGTACCGACCGGATATGGAATTGGTCGCACGGATTCTGGACACCGGTTTGGGTGACGAGACGACGAGGGGCATGCTTCGTTTCTCGTTGGTGCGTTGCGGGGAAACTCATGTGCTCGCTGTGCGTAGCGACGACAACATCGTCATCCAGTCGGTGTTCCAGGAAGGTCGGGATCTCGAGGGCGTGAGCGCCGCACTTCAGGCGGCACTCGGCGACAACCAGACGCTGAGCTTTCAGCCGCTTACCGCGACAAACGCCGATTTCGAGGAAGTGCCCACCGATGAGGATGAGCGCCGTAGAGCGCTGCTGGACCTCGGTGCCAATCCGCACACCGCGACGGTGATCGTCCGAGCTCTCGAAGAGGTGCAGCGGCGTGCCGAGATCGTGATGTACGAACACCGGGATGGTGGTTCTGTGCACACGGAGGTGTGTGTGAGTGTGCTCGACACACTCTCGGGGCGACTTATCGTCACGCCGAGTAAGGCGATGGACGGCCAGCTGTGGTCGACGTACGCTCCGGGCGACGATGCGGCGGTGCACGCGGGTGTCGGCGCCCTGATAGAACTGTTGCCCAGCCGAAGTTGGTTCGATACCAGTCGAATTGATTGA
- a CDS encoding discoidin domain-containing protein — translation MPDQDPGDIFLRHRGAVLATLLAHPELGYSEIDLGAMPGFDGPDSSRSESNGPDFGAPEFASELSAPVQRPRSADGPKASERILALLNGQSADAMSSMDYAPDYSEPSAATSSGPVESADPPKSSSGERSSSSPSGRFGPVEGYARGALAELRKPKVALAVGAVVAVLLVLLLVTTGGNDSPEDRVLVITPPPTSAAPSTTGPPTPAAGATIQVKSAQSKCPPGSTSAMDAFAGQAGKAWSCVRAFKVDGQVLTIELGKTYQIDSIGIVPGWDYVGPDGTDQWAKYRTASRVSYLFDDGKATTYTQPTLDQRTLVVTKIDPPVSASKIVLTVLESKGEPAINTTAISSVVVTGH, via the coding sequence ATGCCCGACCAGGATCCGGGAGATATTTTTCTCCGTCATCGAGGTGCGGTTCTGGCTACCTTGCTCGCACATCCGGAGTTGGGGTACTCCGAGATCGATCTCGGCGCTATGCCCGGCTTCGACGGGCCGGATTCGAGCCGATCCGAGTCGAACGGACCGGATTTCGGTGCGCCCGAGTTCGCATCGGAATTGTCGGCGCCGGTCCAACGGCCGCGCTCCGCCGACGGCCCGAAGGCCAGCGAACGAATCCTGGCGTTGCTGAACGGTCAGTCCGCGGATGCCATGTCGTCGATGGACTACGCGCCCGACTACTCCGAGCCGAGCGCGGCGACATCGAGCGGTCCAGTGGAGTCCGCCGACCCGCCGAAATCATCGTCCGGCGAGCGCTCGAGTTCGTCCCCCTCTGGCCGGTTCGGACCGGTTGAGGGGTACGCCCGCGGGGCTCTTGCCGAGCTGCGTAAGCCGAAGGTGGCCTTGGCAGTCGGCGCTGTCGTCGCCGTGCTGCTCGTGCTGCTGCTGGTCACCACCGGTGGGAATGATTCACCCGAGGACCGCGTCCTTGTCATCACCCCGCCCCCGACGTCCGCCGCGCCGTCCACGACGGGACCCCCGACTCCTGCGGCGGGCGCGACCATTCAGGTGAAGTCCGCGCAGTCGAAGTGCCCACCCGGCAGCACATCGGCGATGGATGCCTTCGCCGGACAAGCGGGCAAAGCGTGGTCGTGCGTGCGTGCGTTCAAGGTCGACGGTCAGGTCCTGACCATCGAGCTCGGCAAGACTTATCAGATCGACTCGATCGGCATCGTCCCCGGCTGGGATTACGTCGGTCCGGACGGTACGGATCAGTGGGCCAAATATCGTACTGCCAGCCGGGTTTCGTACCTGTTCGACGATGGCAAGGCAACCACATACACCCAACCGACACTGGATCAGCGCACCTTGGTGGTCACGAAGATCGACCCACCGGTGAGCGCCTCCAAGATCGTGTTGACGGTGCTGGAATCGAAGGGTGAACCCGCCATCAATACCACCGCGATCTCCTCGGTCGTGGTCACCGGACATTGA
- the eccE gene encoding type VII secretion protein EccE, with translation MSFPSIRAAGVERGPFAAIVIVGSPFLVTLYARTPLWVGAVVISVLLVTVTVRINGRTAVRWLLDWAQYRTKRTTRARERAQQANIRDVQVAAGLCGIHESGTTLVAMIQIAPNLDLPTVISERSLYTEDTMAVGALLPMLDQYGIAVDIDIVTTGQRVRSSGSYSMLYDQLIGTHPVVGDRLTWLVIRLDQERNLGALARRGPCAVTGPKALATAAHRIAGRLRERGVEAQVLPAAAVRDATRLLHGGVELSDLRETWSNLESSAPGRCVTSFLIDWTRLDGVGLDDCWTWNRGRTTLVISLTDAGSGPRALVRFIGPAVTTEPPDYLRLLAGSQSVALMASLPTATSIRTIRGDESGSDIAPAELADDLVVAIGPNGQILGSLSGQPRNTLALPLFDPARYNPRRRTIDVHALLPVAQQIVLRAMVVGADVEIHSSRPQSWQQLVSAAGDSGSLRLVAQQGPGGPAADHDADSSATIAVFDHLPTRASNAPTTVTISDPGGPRRRVVDLTISQVSATAVDVSIPMRTVRVDLIEPRGETRYFDSDDGQTATGSGAAVSPQQPGGRRVS, from the coding sequence GTGAGCTTTCCGAGTATTCGGGCCGCCGGTGTAGAACGAGGTCCATTCGCGGCGATCGTGATCGTCGGCAGTCCCTTTCTTGTCACGCTCTATGCCCGCACACCGTTGTGGGTCGGCGCTGTGGTCATCAGCGTCCTGCTGGTGACGGTGACGGTACGTATCAACGGCCGCACCGCGGTGCGGTGGCTGCTCGACTGGGCGCAGTATCGGACCAAACGCACCACAAGGGCGCGCGAACGCGCGCAGCAAGCGAACATTCGGGACGTCCAGGTCGCGGCCGGACTGTGCGGGATCCACGAGTCGGGTACGACGCTGGTCGCGATGATTCAGATCGCCCCGAATCTCGATCTGCCGACGGTCATTTCGGAACGCAGCCTCTATACCGAGGACACGATGGCGGTAGGCGCGCTGCTGCCGATGCTCGATCAGTACGGCATCGCCGTCGACATCGACATCGTGACGACCGGACAGCGCGTCCGCTCCAGTGGTAGTTACAGCATGCTGTACGACCAGCTGATCGGCACCCATCCGGTGGTCGGCGACAGGTTGACCTGGTTGGTGATCCGGCTGGACCAGGAACGCAATCTCGGCGCGCTCGCGCGCCGCGGTCCGTGTGCGGTGACAGGTCCGAAAGCGCTGGCAACCGCGGCACACCGGATCGCGGGTCGGCTGCGCGAACGCGGCGTCGAAGCCCAAGTGCTGCCCGCGGCGGCGGTTCGCGACGCGACGCGACTATTGCACGGAGGGGTCGAGCTCTCGGACCTTCGTGAGACCTGGAGCAACCTGGAATCGTCGGCGCCGGGCCGCTGCGTGACGAGCTTCCTGATCGACTGGACCCGCCTCGACGGTGTCGGGCTGGACGATTGCTGGACGTGGAACCGCGGCCGCACGACGCTGGTCATCAGTTTGACCGATGCCGGGTCGGGTCCGCGTGCGCTGGTTCGGTTCATCGGTCCTGCGGTCACCACCGAGCCACCCGATTACCTGCGGTTGCTTGCCGGTAGCCAGTCGGTTGCGCTGATGGCCTCGCTGCCGACGGCGACATCGATACGCACGATCCGCGGCGACGAGTCGGGGTCCGATATTGCGCCAGCGGAACTCGCCGACGACCTGGTCGTCGCCATCGGTCCCAACGGCCAGATTCTCGGATCCCTCAGCGGGCAACCGCGCAACACTCTCGCGCTTCCACTGTTCGACCCGGCTCGCTACAACCCGCGTCGCCGCACCATCGACGTACACGCCTTGCTGCCGGTCGCGCAGCAGATCGTCTTGCGTGCCATGGTGGTTGGCGCGGATGTGGAAATCCACTCGTCGCGACCGCAGAGCTGGCAACAATTGGTGTCCGCGGCCGGGGATTCCGGCTCGTTGCGCCTGGTCGCGCAGCAGGGTCCAGGGGGACCGGCCGCGGATCACGATGCCGACTCGTCGGCGACGATCGCCGTCTTCGATCACCTGCCCACACGGGCGTCGAACGCGCCGACGACGGTCACCATCTCCGACCCGGGCGGCCCGCGTCGGCGAGTGGTGGACCTGACGATCAGTCAGGTCAGCGCGACCGCCGTAGACGTCAGTATCCCGATGCGCACTGTGCGGGTGGATTTGATCGAGCCGAGAGGCGAAACACGCTATTTCGATTCCGACGACGGCCAAACGGCCACAGGTTCTGGCGCTGCGGTTTCGCCGCAGCAACCCGGCGGCCGTCGCGTTAGCTGA
- a CDS encoding PPE family protein translates to MTSPGDALIEAGLRAALAAMDHALRALAMLPATAIFAAQPLEILSFRLTCGLGTAPMLNTANGYKALSAGLTAAADSSEGSTKALSVAWEGPSSDRAQAAYRHHAVWLRDQAKVADTMAVLATRAAGAYATAFAAMPPLDMVRALDGLRVGLAAANTVGQTSGLMLAAELAYDLLWAQAIVTMATYAGTAIELAAEIPSPTVPPTIVPVGENFQLPPLLRDHTPGHKYVPLDRGPGNTGDGSGNGNGDHGNGNNGNGNGNGDNGGGGDGNGDGDPGTDPGKPTPEQPAQQLPEPEQAASDLNNGMSNMADRLGGSSGEGLSPEDLGFYGASPYSSTLAGLNGGSGSMVALGMMRGGIGSMPGASTGFRMPANWSLGPGTAYGATPISGGTGPASRGTAPRRVVAPKANMRRRRKDEDRRKSKVFVPGEPQDVPVLEQAPVIGVIEYDDADHQDDPIAAEAVLVGVIEQAEDDSAQVLVDRPR, encoded by the coding sequence ATGACTTCACCAGGCGATGCGCTGATAGAGGCTGGTCTTAGGGCAGCACTGGCCGCAATGGACCACGCTCTGCGTGCGCTTGCCATGTTGCCGGCCACCGCCATCTTCGCCGCACAGCCGCTCGAGATCCTCTCGTTCAGACTCACTTGCGGACTTGGCACCGCGCCGATGCTCAACACCGCCAACGGTTATAAAGCACTGTCGGCGGGGTTGACCGCGGCGGCGGACAGTTCGGAAGGATCGACGAAGGCGTTGTCGGTTGCCTGGGAGGGTCCGTCGTCGGACCGAGCTCAGGCGGCTTACCGTCACCATGCGGTATGGCTTCGTGACCAGGCCAAGGTCGCCGATACGATGGCGGTCTTGGCGACCAGGGCTGCCGGAGCGTACGCGACCGCGTTCGCGGCCATGCCGCCGTTGGATATGGTTAGGGCTCTTGATGGACTCAGGGTTGGGTTGGCTGCCGCCAATACCGTGGGCCAGACCTCGGGCCTGATGCTCGCTGCGGAGTTGGCGTACGATCTTTTGTGGGCCCAAGCCATCGTGACGATGGCTACCTATGCGGGTACAGCGATCGAGCTGGCTGCGGAGATTCCATCACCGACAGTCCCACCGACCATTGTTCCTGTGGGCGAGAACTTCCAACTGCCACCTCTTCTCCGGGATCATACTCCGGGGCACAAGTACGTGCCCCTCGATAGGGGTCCGGGCAATACCGGAGACGGTAGTGGGAACGGCAACGGCGATCACGGAAATGGAAACAACGGCAACGGCAACGGCAATGGCGACAACGGCGGCGGTGGAGACGGGAATGGTGACGGTGATCCGGGCACCGACCCCGGAAAACCGACGCCGGAACAGCCGGCGCAGCAATTGCCGGAACCCGAACAAGCGGCCTCCGACCTGAACAACGGAATGTCGAATATGGCCGATAGATTGGGCGGTTCGTCGGGTGAGGGCTTGTCGCCGGAGGATCTCGGTTTCTATGGCGCTTCGCCGTACTCGTCCACCCTGGCGGGCTTGAACGGTGGTTCGGGCAGTATGGTCGCGCTCGGAATGATGCGTGGCGGAATAGGTTCCATGCCGGGCGCGTCGACCGGATTCCGAATGCCGGCCAACTGGTCGCTAGGACCTGGTACAGCATACGGTGCCACCCCGATCAGCGGTGGCACTGGTCCCGCGTCGCGGGGTACAGCGCCTCGGCGTGTGGTCGCGCCCAAGGCGAATATGCGCCGCCGCCGTAAGGACGAGGACCGTCGAAAGTCGAAGGTTTTCGTACCCGGTGAGCCTCAGGACGTTCCGGTTCTCGAGCAAGCCCCCGTCATCGGCGTCATCGAATACGACGACGCCGATCACCAAGACGACCCTATCGCCGCAGAGGCGGTTCTGGTCGGTGTTATCGAGCAGGCCGAAGACGATTCGGCACAAGTGCTCGTCGATCGTCCCCGGTGA
- a CDS encoding helix-turn-helix domain-containing protein — protein sequence MSITVVVDSPSDGGDLSHQDGGDALSPRQAAASIFSSRLSGLIAESVVSTEDGSTRSLTLYSLAQHLELAYPDVPVSQSGLYRLIHGDAIPRLDLVIALARVFDVPPEYFVTEDKKR from the coding sequence ATGTCTATCACCGTGGTAGTGGATTCTCCTTCCGATGGCGGCGACCTGTCTCATCAGGACGGTGGCGATGCACTCTCTCCAAGACAGGCCGCAGCATCAATCTTTTCGAGTCGATTGTCCGGTCTGATCGCGGAATCCGTGGTATCGACCGAGGATGGATCGACGCGCTCGCTGACGCTGTATTCGCTCGCGCAGCACCTCGAATTGGCCTACCCGGATGTGCCGGTCTCGCAATCGGGTCTTTACCGGCTCATCCATGGTGACGCGATTCCGCGGCTGGACCTGGTTATCGCGTTGGCCCGGGTTTTCGACGTGCCTCCCGAGTATTTCGTGACCGAGGACAAGAAGCGCTAA
- a CDS encoding MinD/ParA family ATP-binding protein yields the protein MPQARNQQAEAIASPPEYSAAPPPSQAIVRSEALPTNTFPTPSESEVWQQAAPAASWVPDRIDHSVYEPSARIEVLPAALSSIDLLGDIAAARRAQLRASSGVRGALNKVGFNLGLSPAEQRAEDRRSRIRRQLTTTYQIAVVSVKGGVGRTTISAALGSTFASVRPDRVVAIDANPDFGDLATRTSRHPYGLTLRDLAQAANLDAFSAVQSFTSINNDDLAVIASPWTTEATEALSGREYATAVEVLRKHYNLLLVDCGTGVLDSATATVLQTSDAVVVVTPATVGGVTGAVATLNWLGSHGLQHLIARSIVSIVHHQPAKPTVDVAAIEKLFATAQRPTCVMPYDEHLAEGGEIDLRLLERDTALAFEELAAWLSDSFPGYITGDSGERGGRR from the coding sequence GTGCCGCAAGCTCGGAATCAGCAGGCCGAGGCGATCGCCTCGCCGCCGGAGTACTCGGCCGCCCCACCGCCGTCGCAAGCGATCGTGCGCTCGGAAGCGTTGCCGACCAATACTTTTCCCACCCCGAGCGAGAGCGAGGTGTGGCAGCAGGCGGCCCCCGCGGCATCGTGGGTCCCCGATCGCATCGACCACTCGGTGTACGAGCCGTCGGCTCGGATCGAGGTGTTGCCCGCCGCGCTGAGCTCGATCGACCTGCTGGGCGATATCGCTGCCGCGCGGCGCGCACAATTGCGGGCCAGCAGCGGCGTGCGTGGTGCGCTGAACAAAGTCGGATTCAATCTCGGTCTTTCTCCCGCCGAGCAGCGCGCGGAGGATCGTCGTTCGCGTATCAGACGTCAGCTGACCACCACTTATCAGATTGCCGTCGTGAGCGTGAAGGGCGGAGTCGGCAGGACGACGATTTCCGCGGCGCTCGGCTCGACCTTCGCGAGCGTGCGGCCCGACCGTGTGGTCGCCATCGACGCGAACCCCGATTTCGGCGATCTCGCCACCAGAACGAGCCGCCATCCCTACGGATTGACCTTGCGTGACCTCGCGCAGGCGGCGAATCTCGATGCGTTTTCAGCGGTGCAGTCGTTCACCTCGATCAATAACGACGATCTCGCGGTCATCGCATCGCCGTGGACCACCGAGGCCACCGAAGCCCTGTCGGGGCGCGAATACGCGACCGCGGTAGAGGTTTTGCGCAAGCACTACAACTTGCTGCTCGTCGACTGCGGAACAGGTGTGCTCGATTCCGCGACCGCGACCGTTCTACAGACCAGTGACGCCGTCGTTGTGGTGACCCCGGCGACCGTCGGCGGGGTCACCGGTGCGGTGGCCACACTCAACTGGTTGGGTTCGCACGGGCTGCAACACTTGATCGCGCGATCTATCGTTTCGATCGTGCACCATCAGCCTGCGAAACCGACTGTCGACGTCGCCGCGATCGAGAAACTGTTCGCTACCGCGCAGCGGCCGACCTGCGTCATGCCCTACGACGAGCATCTGGCCGAGGGCGGGGAAATCGACCTGCGACTGCTGGAGCGGGACACGGCCCTGGCTTTCGAGGAACTTGCTGCCTGGCTCTCGGATAGCTTCCCCGGCTACATCACCGGTGATTCCGGTGAGCGTGGAGGGCGTCGATGA